From the Trichoplusia ni isolate ovarian cell line Hi5 chromosome 1, tn1, whole genome shotgun sequence genome, the window TTTTCAGTAACATAACTGAAGTTAAAGAAATACATCAGTAGAACTATAAAATAGCATCTTACTACTTACTATAGGGAAGAAATGATATAGGATTCTATTTACAATATGACATCAGAGATCATTACAATAGATACAAAATGCTCAAAATGCGATCGGTACACACTACGGGTCTAAGGTCACAGAACAACATCGGCGCGCGGCCGCGACTCATCAACACGCGCGGGCAGAGGAGATACACGGATACTATAGTAGCGGCCGTGATGGTGAGCCGGACGGGCGCCCACTTCTTACATGTACACTAGTCAGTGCCGAGCGGTAAACTACCCCATTACTATCAATACAAACGTATGAAATTGGCAGTGATTGGTGAGGTAATATTAGGAATGAAATAATGAAGTATTTTACTAACTCGGATGTCACTTAAAAAGTTGTTACGTCTCATAGAGAAAGTATATTGTCTTATTTGAGCGAACTTTGCAACACCAGTCAGTTTCGCTTAAATACAGAACATTCAGGATGAACAGTTTGCGGGCAGCGGGCATCCGACGCCACGGCCGCTCCTCGGCTTAACACTAGTTACGTATATGTTGTGCGTCGCGATACACTAGGACTAGACGCGACACGCGGCGGCGACAGCGTCACTCGCGGCACTGCACCAGGTCTCTGCGGCGCGGCCTGACTAGACGGGCCCGTAGTCCGACAGCGGCTGCCCCGAGCGCGCGGAgggcgcggcggggggcgcgggcgcgggcgcgggggcgggggcgggcggcggcagcagcgcgggcggcgccgCGGCCGCGCGTCACACGGCGCCCTTGACgagcgcgcgccgcgccgcgcccgcctcgcgcccgcgcccgccgcgccacACGCGCCGCCACGACTCCAGCGTCTTGCCCGACCAGATCCACACGCCCGACGTGATGCCCACGGCCAGCGCCATGAAGTACTTGAGCATGAGCGCGGAGTAAAGCGGGCGCGGGCCGCACGCCGCGCCACACGCGGTCCGCCGCAGCCAGGCCGCGTGGCCGCCCGCCTCGTACGCCAGGCAGCCGATCTCCACGCCCGCCGGCACCGCGTACAGCACGCTGAACACTCCGATGCGGATCATCAGCTTCTCCAGCTTGTCGGCCTTGGAGCCGGCGCCCACGCCGCCCTGCCGCTTGATCACCGAACGAATACGGAACAGCGACACGAAGCCGGCTAGCAGAAATGTTGCACCGAGCGCGAAGTACACGATCAGGGGAGCGAGCACGTAGCGTTTTAGGTTTTCAGGTGAAGAGTTCCCGACATAGCAAATGCCAGCCACCGGGTCACCGTCCACCGCGCCGGCAAGCAACACGGCCACCGTCTTCGCAGCTGGGATTAGCCAGGCGGCCAAGTGGTAGTATTGCGCGTAGCCTGCGATAGCCTCGTTTCCCCACTTCAGGCCCGCGGCGAGGAACCACGCGAAGGACAGCACCACCCACCATATCGAGGACGCCATACCGAAAAAGTACACCAACACGAAAACCAGGGTGCAGGCGCCCGGGCCGTTGGCGGAGGTGCGCAGCAAGGCGCCCTCGCAGGCGACCTCATCGTGGCCGAGCGCGAGCCGCGCCAGGTAGCCCAGCGCCACCATGAAGTAGCACGCGGACAGGTACACGATGGGCCGCTCCGGGTACTTAAAGCGCTGGGAGTCGATCAGGAAGGTAGTGAGAGTCATGAGCGTGGAGGCGGCGCACAGGCCGCCCCAGAGCGCGACCCACACGGCCGCGAACTCCTTCTCCTCGCGCGTGAAGAAGGCGCCGCGGCAGGGCAGCGCGCAGGCGGGCACGCCGGCCAGCGTGCTTGCGTTGTGCAGCGCGCGCACGCTGACGAGCGGCGGGCGACACGCGCAGGCGCAGTCGCCGGGCGGCGGCTCGCCCGcagccgcgccgcccgcgcagtTTTTTGGGTCGGAGCAggcggggcgcggcgggcggcgcgcgggcggcggcggcggctcgcgCGCGCGCTCCGTCTCCTCCATGCACAGCTGGTCGGGGTCGCCGGCGCGCGGCAGCCGCTCGCACGCCATGCGCTCGGGCCACTGGAAGCCGTACTTCTGCATGAGCGGCGCGCAGCCGGCGCGCGCGCGCTCGCACACGCTGCGGCACGCCGGCAGCGGCTTCGCGTAGTCCTCGATGCAGATGGGCGTGTACACCGAGCACAGGAAGAACTTCAGGTCAGCTGAACATTTGATTTCCACAAGCGGCCAGTATTGGTGGAcctgaaaagtttaaaaatatatgcaaaattagtaaaatgatcgttttataaattgttatgtaTTCATTATTCAGTTTTTCATTTGAGCATTCTGAAAATACCCGACTACCAGTTGACGCACTTCAGATATGGGGAAACCTATTGAATATAAAGTAGAGTGCATACCTCTAGGCCGGCCTCTTCCTGCGTGTCATGGTCAAGCGCGTTGGGGAAGGAGGTGAGGTTGTAGCCGATACCGCGGCACATGGGGATGGTGATCTCCTGGCAGCGCGGCTGCAgggcgccgccgcccgccgccagcgCACCCGCCACCACCCACCACAACCACATCGTCATGTCGCTAGCACAACCGCATCTGCAAGAATAGACGATCACATTAATGTTTTAGTGGCAAGAGTAGACGGCGcacaaaatgtaatattcacAAATGAGAGGACACCGCTGAGAACACAATGTTTCACAAAAGACGCGAGTCGGGTGAAACATGGTTGTTATTGTTGATGCAAGTGAATGGCGGAGGTGGCGGTATCGGGCCAATCTGGCCGATAGCGCGGCTTATCGCCGCTATCGGCGCACTCTACACCTCCATTACACAATAGCTGGCATCGCATTGTGCGCTCGACTACCGTGCGTCCGTTTATTGTCATACCAGCCTGATAACTCGATAATTGTGCGAGATTGTTTGGGAAATCCTTACGCTGCGATTTTATCGGAGTTTCAAGTCTATTTATTGCAATGTTGTGATTTTGGTGAAGATGGTATTTGTGAGTTGGCCGGACGgcagttttgtttattgttagcacaataacaataaacaaaactgcCGTACTACTGGTGCCATCAAGAAATACAGtcagttttaaaatgtcaaacaaaAACGTTGTCTTTCTTTTTATTGCCGCAATTTTAAAACGCAGCTGTTGGCGTAATGCTTGCTATAGAAATGCTCCAGACATTATTATTggtaattttatacaaaatgtgtCAGAATAGCGTGCTAAATACAATTATTCACATaataaaactactaaacggTCATAAAAACAGCGATTTGTAGCAACTATGCAAACACGAGGTTTTAAATATCGACAGAGCATTCGGCGGACATTCCGATGCAGGTTGGTCGCGTTTGAATTACTgaagttaaatagttttatttatttctggaGTAACATATGCTACGGTGTAGGGCGCTGTGATTAGTTACGCACTCGTCAAGACACTGCTTCATGGTTTCACTAATGTGCCTAACTTAGAAATCCTCAGTGATGATTTACACTAGACAAATTACTTAGgcttaagtataataataatatcaatcacctgtgttaatataataatttaactcaaatcattttattactatGCTTTGTTAGAAATtacgatttgtttttaatagaaaaacctTATTCCAAAACTACTTTTGTACACATTTTTACTAATTTTCGTtaggtaattaatatttgttaggTAGAAAACTAATCACGTGCGACTGTCCGACGTTAGTTGATCTATGTCCATTTCGTCGCCCCCGTCGTCCGAATCCACGGTTAATGCGCTTTTAACGACACACCATATCGACACATGGCCGTAGCTACAGTGAACACTGATTCCAccgttaaaattaaattagccGTAAGCTATTTAAAATGCTGTGGTTACACCTACTTAATAGTGACGTGTAGCGTGTAATACACGGCTTTAGGTTATCAAACGTTTAGGAATCTGTTACTTCTGGCTGGCAGCGGTCGAGTATAGTTTAAGATTTAGCGGAAAGTGACATCACATCAGTTATAAGATTGTGTTTACTTTTAACACAATCTTTGAGAATACTAAGATAGCTACGTTAAGTATACTTTTGGTACAGACATGCATACGAGACGATATTGAGCCAATAATATCTAGAGATTGACAGTAAATAGCGTCAAACCCATTAGTTAATGAGTGACCCTTTGTGAGTTAATGAGTTTATTGTATGGCCATAACGATTAATATACCTAACAAAACAAACTGCGCAGTGACCGGTTAATATCACacgaatatattaattatagttcaattctatttaaaactgtaatgTAATCTCATAAAGTGATATGACGCTGCGCAGGCGCCGCTCTCGGGTCGTTTGATCGTTGATCACGTACTTGTAGATCAAGGAATAGAGCTAGGATTTTCGTGTCGCtatatgttattaattaaaataatgtttcctATGGTCAACAGGCTTAAATAAAAAGCTGATAAGAACgagagtaataaaaatatatattgctGTCCTTATTCAAGTTAAATAGTAAAAGTGGCTCCTTTTTGGTCCTTTGAATTTATAAAGTATAGCAAgaatcataaataaatgaacaagaAATACACAGGCGACGTCTAAAGTATTTCAAACAATGTGATGCATCTTTAGAAGTGAGCATTGTCTAGTACACAACAAAAAAGCTTCGACACAAAGCTGCCTTTGCATTCTCGGTACCCATAAAAGTTTAGTCCAGGAAAGACTTAGATTTTTTGTAACATGTACTTGTTCAGTCTAGACTCAGTTTTGCAGAGCATAACGGTCAGCCAGTTAATGAGGCGTAAAAACGCGCATTATGCGTTTAATAAGCTAGCGATTTGAATTGAATGGAATCGCATCGGAACGTATCGTAGTTATATAAACAAACTCGATCGTAAAACTGAGCCGGGTTCCCGGTACACACACGGATGGGGAGTGGTGTCATTAACAGCGGGGAAAACTAACGAAGACCCACAAAGCGTTCTTATAATGATAAATTGAGGCACTTCTCCTAGCAGTAAATTCAATGAATTTTTAAGCCAATAAGTGTACAAATGGAAGAGCAATAACAATGGCCTATCCGAGCACTACAACCAGTACTCGAAGAAACTTGGAGGTAAACCACTACATGTAATGGCTTGGCATGCCAATTGgtgttataaacatttaattggCAGCTGAACCAGCAAACAGTTTCAACATTAACGATGACGTTAAAATTGCGTCATATTTAATATgctattgttgttttaatgtatGCTTCTAATATCATTTAATCATCTAttcatacataatttttaatacaaaaaaattaagacacATTAAATTATCTTTAGAGCAAAGTTTCAAATAACACAGATTCAGCagtgaattaaaagaaaagtgtaGTGATTTTACTTTATAGGCCTGGCAGAAATCAATATACATATACTTAAATTGAAGTGAAGTAGGTATAAGTACAGCGCGGCGTTATAATTTTGCTTGTGCTCTGGTGTCGAGCGTGCCCCAACCTTTATTGGAGTCGCACGCTCATTCCGCTTCACTGGAAATAGTAATAGTTGTGTTGTGGTGGCGTCGCGAGCGCGCCGCAGCCGCGACACCTTATAGCCTGAACGTGTTGCGGGCCGCGAGTCTGCGCGCACGCACCAGACCTGCAGTTTGCtttaaacctaattttattGAGTTATTCAGAACTGGGCTATTTGTATTAGTTCCGCGTCCTGGCTTTGCGTTAACTCGACGACTGTTCGGAATTGAGCCTTTGAATGTATTTGCGAGACCGTATCGCGACGTAGTCGACGGGAAATTGAGCCGTTCCTTGCTCGTTACGTCTTCGTTAGATGGAAATCTTACAAAGAAAGccacatttattataaatgtttgacAGGTTTCATAGATTATTTCGGCATTAGAAGTCTTTAGGGTTTAAATAAATGAGCTGCATCCTGTTTGCGACTGGCACTttgccataaaaaatatacaaaagctgtcataAAAGAAATACTCCTTAGGTGTCATTTTACTGAGTGTTTGTCATCTGGTCGGTCGATTAGGTTCGAAATTGGCATATATTCGTGGTGTTCCGAGGTTGATGCCCGATCGCCTGGCGGCTTGCCAAACTGTTTAAAAGCTTATAGACTTCTGTATTGGGACAAGTTACTGACGTGGGCGGGACTACACCGTCTTGGTGTATTTTAAGGTAACCATTATAcaccaatttataaataattagaaaCTGATATTCGTTCCTTTTTATAACCCATGATTGATAGCTGACGTCAAGTGACTATTGGGCGTAAAATCAAAGTCCGAATACTTGATATTCAAGCTGTCAAAATATCAGTTGTAAGAGGTATTCGGTATCTTGGTGATTAAGTAACGCATGCCATTTTTCATGTAATAAGAATAATGATATATGTTTCATGGACCGTGTCAATGTTGGAAACTATCTAGTGTCAGGCTTGTTAATCTTTTGAAGGATGGTTGATGTATTTATCTTCTTCCCCAGCCGGCCCGCTAGGTCCCGTCACTGGGGGCACACATTTCTACGTTTGTTGCTAATGAAAATGCGTACAAACGATGTGTGCACGTGGTCAAATGTTCGCGATCGATACGCGAACTTTACGAGGCGAGCCATCGTCCAGAGACGAATATACCGCGGGCTATAACATGCCCCAGTAATGTTacaacaatcaaataaataaatcctcgAGCCGAAATATTACAACATTTTACACGACCGGGGAAGATACATTACAAACAGATGTGTTACTATTGTAAACTttgattaatagtttttattatatctgtgtttatattgtaccattaataattttataatgattctTGGACACAGCCAGCATGTCATGTTATTACTCCGTAATGGATCACcttctaaaaaacaaattcataacttttatattaatctaTAATGATACCTCGACTAATAAATGAAACAGGGtttaatttctattaattttatcaagtttttctAATCAGATGCGCTGTATAATCTTTGGCAaatataaatggaaaataaattaaagcaaaataattgtCAACTAACGAGGGTGGTTAAGAAAAGTACATAACGTGGCAGTATTTACTGCTGTAGGTGTCGTTCTCAATTTAATAACTTTGCATGTTATAAGGCTGTAACAtaactatttgtattttatgttaggTATACTATTGGTATAACGTCCCAGGAATACCATTAGTATGTCGgcagtatttataaatttttccctctcacattaattaataatttatctctTATTAGgagattttgttgtttaataaatcaaatttcaGAATGTGTTTCTAGGCACGCCTGCAGCAGTCCTGCATTCGCTAATTCCCTTGAGTCGCGTAAAGCGTAGAGATTACGTTGATGGCTGAACCTTACACGTTTACGAGGGTGACCCAATACCGCAGCCACAAACGTTCATAGCCAACAACGAATACATTTTAGTACCGAGGTATTCTATACGTTGTTACGACTTTATTCTAATatctaacaattataattatctaaataaggAACCTATGCAAATAGACTACCTACTGTtttgaatacttaaataattttgtttccaattAAGTACCGCGATTGTAAGTGTCcgtatttgtaattaaatttacattcataagcttgttaatttataatcagtattaaatacttatattttctgTGGAATATGGTATACGGAATGTGCACTGTTGGATGTCTCACAGTAAATAGAGAAAGAAAATGACAAGAATAAACCTTGAAGTTTACCGATAGTGAGGCGGTGTCGGTCCAATTAACATATCTCAGATGTTTTCCAGCACGTTACGTGAATAAGCTGATAGTTGTGAAGCACCTGAGGATCGTGGTGTTGATTACAAGTGCTCGTTCAAACTATTAGGTTTGAGCGTTATGTGTGCGTATCTACATCGGTTTGTCGACGGCTGGCGCACTACGTTCTGCTGTCTGATACGGGCACGAAGGTGACGCACTTAGaatatttaatgtacttttatcGCAAAACATCGAAAGAGAgtagaaataacttatttagattattaacttctttttttatatttggtgtGAATGTTTCCGTGCCTCACACGCCTACcacacaataaaactataaatgctgcaattttataggttttttgttatatttacgAGACTGCACAATGGCCGGTGCACACATCGCACGACCACGCTGGCCGCGGTCGCAGTTGCCTCGTAAAACGCTGCGACTTTACGCCGCGACGACGTCGTCGAACGTTATTTTACGAGCGATCGCTTCCTGTGGACGCTCACGAATTGCTCACGAGTCACGGTGCGTGTAGCTAGGTACAAGGGAGGTGCTGCTTTAAACTGGAGCTGAGTTTTAAACTTCACCCATTTTACGTTGAGGTATGATAAATGGGCATCCGGCCCACCTGAGGGCGACACCTATGACTACAACTTCAGCCACATCGACGCTTTTACACAATTTCACAACCGTACGCAAAAGGAAGACCACACTAGCTTATTTATTCAGATTGgatttttatagctttattaGCGTTAGTCAATTGTTGCCTAGATAATTATAAAGAGATGTCAATGTCTCGAGTTTGTTTGTCAACGCCCACAGGTGTAACACATTGAAGGCTGTAAGGTTTTGTGAAAACTCTAAATGACTCTACAGAAACATTTTGAGAGTTGAATATTCATGATTTATTTGAGTCTGTATGAGGCATCGATTCATTAATGAACTCATACAGGTATAGCCCTAGAAGACTTTTAAGAGATCGAGAGCTCAGACTGAATTTATGGGCTTTTGCCCTCAAGAAAAGCCCACGCTACCCCATAACATAGCAATACGCAATAATATGCAGAgtaacatgaaaataatttacgatCGAGTGCGGCTGTAAAGCGGGCGCGGGCCAGGACTGCCAGCAGTCAGCCCGTGCCGTGTTTACCGCCAATAAAGCTGTGACACGACGACACTGCTCCCCGCGAGTTATGGCCTACATCGACTTACATGCATCATACCACACACATAAAACTTGAATGAAAACAGAGCGGAGGTGAAACCTCGTGTTGTTTTGTATCGCATCTGTATTGTCTAAATAAATACAGCATGAATGTGTATGACATGAGGCTTTGTATAGTGTGATACTCAGGTATGTAAACATTGTATCGaacagttttctttatttatgttatcaaaACATAACGAGGCTACTGGAGAGGTCTACTAAGCATGGGAACTCTTTGTACTGGGTAATTATAGGGCATTCTAAATATGAATGTGAACAAAAACGTTGCAGTAAAGGAGAATAACCGCGTACACGCCACGCCTCGTCGAgaacgttttgtatttttttcatgccTTTTTACTCTTGCTTATTTGCATGATTGATACTTCAAGTGATACGGCCACATTTTTGAAGtatgcttttttgtttgttaatgttttgtcttgttattttttgctgCGTTAACGAGAATATTGTTTGATGGATGGGAAGCTGTAAGTTTGGAAGATTAACGGACGCGTCAGATGTATGTGATGTGCGGATTTACCGCCGCAAATTATTTGATATGCGATAAGCTGACAGACTTTGATTGACGTAATATGAGAATAACAAGTTGAGAGAGATGAGAAAAAGCTTGGCATTCAATGttgttaaaacattaaactttattacacAAATTATGGGGTATATACACTGCTATAATTAATAGACCATAGTTAGTCTGTTGTTCTAACCTCATATCAAGTAGCATATACAATTAGTATGGGAATTGTAAGCAAGAAACTGTTTTTGGCCGTGACCTGATTGCATTATCATTAGGCCGTTTCAAGTCTACGTAAAAACAATCCAGGTCATCTGACAATAGCACGTAACAAGTGGCCGAGCCTCTACAACATAATTCTACGATACTCGGGTATTTAACTGTCAAAGTTTGAAAGTGAAAAGTTGTCGCCATTATTGTGCCTTATATTCAGTTTGTGGGTCAAATCGTGAGGCTTTGTTGTCTTTAAATGAGGTTTATTCAGAATGGCTTGCTTGAAGAGGTGGTCGGGAAATGTTCTACTAACTTTTTTTACAGACGAttgtgtttctttatttttgtaaaagttgaTAAGATTGAAAGTTGTTAAGAGTTTCTCACAACTGTTCAACATTTATAAGTCCCTTATTTTCTTAGTATATTCAATGTAAGTGATAAGTTTTGAATTTGACTTTTCCATACTTATCTACTGACAAGCGCCGTAACAAGTAAGTCTGAGTACCAAAGCCCTAGGGGCACAGGAATGCGCTTAGAAGGCAGGTCCTTAGCTTGGCTCACTTAGTGCGCTAAGCAGGCCGTCACCGAATGCTTATTAGGAATGACGTGTGGGCCGAGATGTGTAGGATTGTTCCGTCCGGTATCGTGCCATTGTATCGGATTACCATTGATTTAACTGTAAGAGAACAATTGAATGAACGAATACATTGTGATGTTTCATAGGAATCGTTACGAGGAAGAGGATGACGCTTATACCTAATACTAATACAACTATCGCCAGGAGGATGTCCTTTAGTTTCTTACGATTTTCAAGAGGAGTGATGGTGGCTTAGCGTGAAATATGCGGGCTAGTGTATCCCGGATTTGTATTATTATGCAGTCTCTAGGAGACATAATCATCAACTTGAATGGGCTGATTCCGTCTCAGAGTAAACACAATTTTActtatcttttattattgctgtaataataaaagataaatgaTCAATGAATTGTATGGTGTATTgtgaaaagtaatttattctcCAATGAAAGGGCTTCGTTCTCAGTTTCCCAGGCAACGTGTACACAAGTACACTATACTGTTATAGCTAGGCACAGTTTCAGTCCACAACGCGGAGATACTGATCAATACCccattgtaatattaaataaaaaatatattatcatcgCGGGTACTATGGTGTGACAAGACGTTAGTCGTGTATGCGCAGACGCAAGAAAGGCCCATTGTAACATTATCACTAATGAGTCACCCTGGCTTCTCGCGCATGCTAAATGCGTACAGAGCTACGTGATTAATGGGCCGTACGCCAATCACTAGACCTGCCCACCCTGTAAAGGAAAGCGGATGAATATGGCGGCCGGGTCACTGACCTGCTCGGGGTAGCTGGGCGCGCGAACTTGGAGAATGCGCCAAATACAGCGTACTTGGCGCATTGGTGTACTTGTTTACCGAAACAAGATGACTATAAAACTAAGTTCGTAgcattgttttatgtttaatttatgaGCACCAACTAACTGTTTTGCTTTAGGCTCCCGTTACGTTGGATTAAGTGTACGTAACGTTACGATTCTGTAAATGTTTAAACTGGTATAGTTGGCATAAGTTTCATGAATAAGCCAtccactgttttttttaaaaaaccttgTAATCAATTTTCTATCTCTACAGTGACACTAGATGGTGCTAGCAGACTAGTATTCACAGTAGTACAGTAGTATTCGGGAAGGTCGCCGCGCACCGCCCCGCACCGGTCCATCTCCGACGCGTTAATCTCGGCCGCTGACAGCCGCACAATGCCATTCGCACAAAACGGTACAACTGTTACTATAAACACTTGTGAAGTCTTCCTTTATTGACATGTTACTACAATTTAAACGTAGGTTTGATGTTCTACTGTTTTTGGAGTTACTACCTGGCAGAATGTACCGAGGGTCTAGCGTCTCGCGTGAATGGCTTCTTATTCTAAGATGGTATTTTATCGGTTCTGTAACACGTTTTTTAGTCATAATTGTAGCTTTAATTGGAAATAATCCAAAGGATATATTGACGTAACAACATTATGTAAGTATAGTCCTCATTGCGTAAACTTGGAACTTTTTGATGCGGGCATGCGTCAGTATCTCGGTTTTCGTTGAGTACatatttaaagatttgtatCTTGTTTCTATCTCGGGCtaagtattaaaacattaaacaaaatattaaaggatCTAGTTTCTTAGTTCTGTTGATACTTgtttcaattacattttgacTTAATACGTGACGCCAGGTAATGTTTCACGAACTACTGAAGCTTGTGCTTGTGAATCGTAAAGCGCTATATCTATCAGATtatataatgttacaaataGAAACGTTTGCAAAAATCACATTAATGTTGTGAAATGTTAAATAGATGTAAAAGCTGTTGTAACAGTGAACATTAAATTGCAAGGTAATTTCATTAAAGCTTTGGCCATCAGGCGattgataattatgtttacagTTAATCGCAGAACAACTACAGCCAAGCTCATCTAGCTGCAAAATAAGCTAAGGAACATCGATAAAACACAGATTAGAGTCAGGGTA encodes:
- the LOC113498219 gene encoding frizzled-2 isoform X1 → MTMWLWWVVAGALAAGGGALQPRCQEITIPMCRGIGYNLTSFPNALDHDTQEEAGLEVHQYWPLVEIKCSADLKFFLCSVYTPICIEDYAKPLPACRSVCERARAGCAPLMQKYGFQWPERMACERLPRAGDPDQLCMEETERAREPPPPPARRPPRPACSDPKNCAGGAAAGEPPPGDCACACRPPLVSVRALHNASTLAGVPACALPCRGAFFTREEKEFAAVWVALWGGLCAASTLMTLTTFLIDSQRFKYPERPIVYLSACYFMVALGYLARLALGHDEVACEGALLRTSANGPGACTLVFVLVYFFGMASSIWWVVLSFAWFLAAGLKWGNEAIAGYAQYYHLAAWLIPAAKTVAVLLAGAVDGDPVAGICYVGNSSPENLKRYVLAPLIVYFALGATFLLAGFVSLFRIRSVIKRQGGVGAGSKADKLEKLMIRIGVFSVLYAVPAGVEIGCLAYEAGGHAAWLRRTACGAACGPRPLYSALMLKYFMALAVGITSGVWIWSGKTLESWRRVWRPRPPPRPPRARGSRCRTTGPSSQAAPQRPGAVPRVTLSPPRVASSPSVSRRTTYT
- the LOC113498219 gene encoding frizzled-2 isoform X2, producing MTMWLWWVVAGALAAGGGALQPRCQEITIPMCRGIGYNLTSFPNALDHDTQEEAGLEVHQYWPLVEIKCSADLKFFLCSVYTPICIEDYAKPLPACRSVCERARAGCAPLMQKYGFQWPERMACERLPRAGDPDQLCMEETERAREPPPPPARRPPRPACSDPKNCAGGAAAGEPPPGDCACACRPPLVSVRALHNASTLAGVPACALPCRGAFFTREEKEFAAVWVALWGGLCAASTLMTLTTFLIDSQRFKYPERPIVYLSACYFMVALGYLARLALGHDEVACEGALLRTSANGPGACTLVFVLVYFFGMASSIWWVVLSFAWFLAAGLKWGNEAIAGYAQYYHLAAWLIPAAKTVAVLLAGAVDGDPVAGICYVGNSSPENLKRYVLAPLIVYFALGATFLLAGFVSLFRIRSVIKRQGGVGAGSKADKLEKLMIRIGVFSVLYAVPAGVEIGCLAYEAGGHAAWLRRTACGAACGPRPLYSALMLKYFMALAVGITSGVWIWSGKTLESWRRVWRPPPRPPRARGSRCRTTGPSSQAAPQRPGAVPRVTLSPPRVASSPSVSRRTTYT
- the LOC113498219 gene encoding frizzled-2 isoform X3; the protein is MTMWLWWVVAGALAAGGGALQPRCQEITIPMCRGIGYNLTSFPNALDHDTQEEAGLEVHQYWPLVEIKCSADLKFFLCSVYTPICIEDYAKPLPACRSVCERARAGCAPLMQKYGFQWPERMACERLPRAGDPDQLCMEETERAREPPPPPARRPPRPACSDPKNCAGGAAAGEPPPGDCACACRPPLVSVRALHNASTLAGVPACALPCRGAFFTREEKEFAAVWVALWGGLCAASTLMTLTTFLIDSQRFKYPERPIVYLSACYFMVALGYLARLALGHDEVACEGALLRTSANGPGACTLVFVLVYFFGMASSIWWVVLSFAWFLAAGLKWGNEAIAGYAQYYHLAAWLIPAAKTVAVLLAGAVDGDPVAGICYVGNSSPENLKRYVLAPLIVYFALGATFLLAGFVSLFRIRSVIKRQGGVGAGSKADKLEKLMIRIGVFSVLYAVPAGVEIGCLAYEAGGHAAWLRRTACGAACGPRPLYSALMLKYFMALAVGITSGVWIWSGKTLESWRRVWRGGRGREAGAARRALVKGAV